The DNA region tctgttgtgtgtatgtgtgtgtatggggatGGGAGGGTTTATAGAGGTTGTATCTCAATGAACTGATTATCtggaaaatgaaaaccaaagaatCAAGAGTTGGAAGGTATCTGACTGGCCACTAGATCAACTCTGTCACATCAGGACATTCTCTCTCCACCCTGATTCCTGGAGGGCACCATCCTGTATCTGCTTGAAGTCCTCCTTTGCCAGAGAAGCTACTGCCTCACGAGGTAGCATGTTCAATCTTTGGAAGTATTAGTCATTAGTCCTTTCTTTAGTGCAGCCCCGAAATACGCTTTTCTATTACTTTGAGGCCAGTCAAATTCCTAGAGTTGACTCTAAGACTCGAGAAGGAACAAGGACAGGTGCCCTGAGTTCTGTCTAGATGCTGCAGCAAGTCTCTGGGCCCGATCCTTTTCGGGCTCGGACTTCCTCGCTCTGAGAGGCACAGTGTGTTGAATGCTATTGCTCCTGTCCCTCATTCTAGTAACTACCATGGGGAGCTGGATGATGGTGGACAGGGTCGCTGGGTCCCATGCGCCTCCTCCTACCACTACCCTCCCTCCCATGACTGATGATTTACACCACTAGACAGTATTGACCTGGGCTGGGGATGGATGTGTTAGATAGTTTCTGGCCAAGGAGGTGACAGTGACTCAAAGATAGCCATAATCCCCTGGGAAGAAAGGAGACTGGCTAATATGACCTGAATTGCAGGCTACTTCTGGTCAAGCTGTGGCAGAAACCTACAGCGTAGATAAAAAGGGAAAAGGTCCTAGATGAACTTTTGGGCCTTCCCCCGCGCCCCCCATTGGGTTGAATTTAATGGTGCTATATCCTTGCCCCATTCACTTTCAGTATGGTGGGGTATGAGTGGGCCAGAGGTATCTTCTACTCTTTTGTGCTATGGGCCCCTGTTGACCGAAGTGGCCCCATTCAGCTGAGAGGCAAGTCCTGTGCTTTCACAGGCGGATATGTTGACTTTGTCCTGCTGCAGCTTGATGAATTGGGACCAACGTGATTTTTTTATCAATTCCTTACCATTTGGTGACATGGACTGAAGGCTCTCCTAGACCTGGCCTCACCTCTTCCTCTGTCAGCATCATGGTGGCAGTCCATGAACAGGTATGCAGGGTGACCACCGGATCTACTGGAAATGCGTCTTCATTTGTTTCTTCCAGTCTATCACAACCTCATGCCCCAAATTTGTGCCCAACACTTGTGGCAATTGAGGGACCAAGGGGATGGGTGAGGAGAGATGTTGTCCATTGCAACTTCCAAAACCCCATATAAGGGAAAGAGTCAATCTAAGGTGACATTCTTTGAAATAAATTCTGGGAGAACCTAGGCCAAAGAGATGAGCCAAAGCTAGTGAGATAATCTGTCTTTATTGCCTGAACTACAGAGCATTCCCTATATAGCATAAAGGAGAACTGAGGCAGGAGTGGGACGCTTAGGGAAACCAGGCTTGGAAATTTCTTTGGGAAGGGGTTGAGGTCCTAACTTCATGGATTTACAATCTTGAGACCGTGGGCAGTCTCTCAATTAAATAGGGTGGAGCAACAAAACAATGGGAGAGAAGTAGGAGAAGGAATCCCTAAGAATGCATGACTTCAGAGTTCAAGTAGAGGCACACTCGAACCTATTCACAGTATCTACCCTGGAAGTCACTGTTGGAGGGAATGGCCTCAGGCCCCTGCCATCAGCCTCCCTACTTAGGCTACCACTGCCTTTAAGGCAGACTCCAGCTTCGGGAAGGAGTACTGGTAGCCAGTGGCCAATGTCCGTCGTGGGACCACCTTCTGGCCCTCCAGCATCATGATGGCACGCTCTCGCCCAAAGATGGCCTGCACCACAGTGGTGGGAAGGGGGATGAAGGCTGGGCGGCCTAGGGCGGCACCCAAAGCCTGGGCAAACTCAgcattggtggtggtgggggctggAGCCACTCCATTCAGGACTCCCTGCACGTGTCTTGCTTCAAGAGCATGGGCCAGGATTCCCGCCAGGTCGCTGATATGAATCCAGGGGAAGAATTGGCGGCCTGAGCCGATGGGGCCTCCCAGACCCAGGCGGAAGGGCAGCAGCATGTGGCCAATGGCACCACCCCCACGGCCCAGCACAACTCCTACAGGAGGCAGGAAGGATGGTACGGGGAAGGCTCCTCAGCCTACAAGCAGTCCCACTGctcctctctgtttctgtttACTCTTCCTCATCCTCTCCCCATGCCAGTGTAGCTCCGTGACTGCTGAGGCGCGTGGCTCCCTTTGGgacttcccaccctccccccatcTGAAGGCTGGCCAGAAGCAGTGGCACTCTCTCACCCTCTGTAACCTCAGTTTCCCTGATCCCACTGCCCCCCAGCCCGGAGAAGATGCCCCAACCCTGTCTGATTCCCAGGCCCCTGGTTCTCACCGGAGCGCACCACCACTTGTCGCGTGTAATCTCCAGGAAGCCTGGCTGCAGCTTCCCATTTGGTTATGAGGTTGGAGAAAAAGTCAAAATCCCCTCCGGGGCTGTCCTCATCATACTCCGCAGTCAGGCTGGGCTGGTAGTAAGCTGCCAGCGAAACAGCATTCGTCTGCCTGGGTGTTCTTGGTCCTGCCTAGCCTTTTGAGGTCAAGGCTCCCCTTGGCCCTTAGGGTCTCCCCATGGGAAGACAGAGTCATGGATATTTTCCCCTTAACTTCTCCATGACACTGACCTGTAACTGTCCTAGAGGGATGCTTATCTTTGGTTGCAGGGCTAAGCTGAGAGGCTGCCAGAGTGTAGTGGTTGAGAACAAAGACTTGAGTGCCAGGCTTCTGAGTTTTAATCTCAGCTCCACTACTTATTAGCTCTGcgaccttaggcaagtcattaacctctctgtgcaggattttcacatctttaaaatgggaaaaataacaatagctacctcatagggttgttgtgagaactaaatgatgtaatatgtataaaacacagtggttaagagcttgactgctaaccagaagattggcagtttgaatccacaagccactccttggaaacctcatggggcagttctactctgtcctacagggtcattatgagtcggaattgacttgatggcaatgggtttggtatatacATTATAATTGTTTTCAGTTATTTGGCCCCAAAGGTGAAATACGACAATCAGGAACTCTGTTCCTGAAGAATTGTGGTGTGAGAAGCAAGGGACTTTGGAGTAGGTGGAATTTTCCCTGGCACTGAGAGGAAGGTCACTCCCCCGCTCTTTCTCTGAGGGCCCCCGTTTCTCAGTGAAAGTAAATACAAGGTCAGGAGAAACATACATCTGTTGAAGGCCTAGGAAATTGTTGTGCCTATGGAAGGAGACCATGGCTCTGGGCTGGATATAACTAAAAGGACTGAACTACCCCTTCATTCTGCattccccaccccactcccaatgTAAGAGGTTGGTGATTTAAGGCATACCTACACCTGTGACTAAGATCCAGGTCTTTGGCGGTTGTGGGGCCTTGGAGATGGTGCTTGCCAGCATTTGGGTGGTCTCCAGACGGCTGCTGACAACCTCCTTTTGGAAGGCTTCATTCCACCTACAGGAGAAACGGGAAACAAAAAGTTACTAAAATGCATACATGCACAtgcctttctctctttccctagGGCATGTTCAGTAGCCATTTCTAATAAAACACTGTGTTGTGGCTTAGAGAAATGGCCCATGCCGCCGGTAGAGAGAACAGACGTATTTATCTTGGGCATCCTGAGTTACATGTGAGGACTAAAGTCAACTGAGCTGACTGAGGAGACTAGTAGGTGGGTGGGAAGGGGTAAGAGGACAAGTTGTCACGGAGAGATTTCAACTTGGTTTCTCTATCTGGGAGTTCTAGTACCCACAGCTCAAAGGCTCTCCTCAGAGACGGAccctctcctccctctgctctgGAGGATATCAGCTTCAGGACCCGGCTGACCTTCGGAGAGGGTTGAGGATGTTTGCTCCAGCCAGGTTGACAGCGGCATCACAGCAGGGCAGCCCCGACCTA from Elephas maximus indicus isolate mEleMax1 chromosome 10, mEleMax1 primary haplotype, whole genome shotgun sequence includes:
- the SDR39U1 gene encoding LOW QUALITY PROTEIN: epimerase family protein SDR39U1 (The sequence of the model RefSeq protein was modified relative to this genomic sequence to represent the inferred CDS: inserted 1 base in 1 codon); this encodes MRVLVGGGTGFIGTALVQLLKARGHEVTLISRKPGPDRITWDELARSGLPCCDAAVNLAGANILNPLRRSXRVLKLISSRAEGGEGPSLRRAFELWNEAFQKEVVSSRLETTQMLASTISKAPQPPKTWILVTGVAYYQPSLTAEYDEDSPGGDFDFFSNLITKWEAAARLPGDYTRQVVVRSGVVLGRGGGAIGHMLLPFRLGLGGPIGSGRQFFPWIHISDLAGILAHALEARHVQGVLNGVAPAPTTTNAEFAQALGAALGRPAFIPLPTTVVQAIFGRERAIMMLEGQKVVPRRTLATGYQYSFPKLESALKAVVA